From Bradysia coprophila strain Holo2 chromosome IV unlocalized genomic scaffold, BU_Bcop_v1 contig_5, whole genome shotgun sequence, one genomic window encodes:
- the LOC119071549 gene encoding zinc finger protein 420 isoform X2 → MAAQSNPPSFGYTWGFADNSRADSVVEISPNINYTVSEAMPYLQLTDAGSITVQKDVKGAITHTNKGVVRRMFVVNEPFTQASSQSNFRVITTGSAASTISQHKKQDILSMACDNFFFDRNDNKSTTMSLIQSDQSNHSLAANGILDTKTVLTTGGKTSFVSSPIGTLQLTVEECNEIMMKRAVAAAQQQQQQQQQQQQQQAHHQNQHHTTITTTDGHHTDFLIREGISVQVQKVIQGLEEADDSQQETHCKLEPNMDIDPKEEVLHQVEDDQEHELELELDQDHEMESKHDPDAPPKERPYSCEECGKSFLLKHHLTTHARVHTGERPHVCVHCGKSFAHKHCLNTHLLLHSTDRPYQCSECKKSFTLKHHLLTHSRVHSRERPFVCQECGRAFPLKRHLVTHSKFHAGERPYVCEECGESFAQENHLVMHSRFHGSVNPFVCGDCGATFPRKFQLVNHGRIHGRVPHACTVCGKEFLQKRTLVAHMRLMHTGDHAYPCTACGEGFRTKAELNQHNRQTHGGVNPNSANTTIVVASQQQQQQQHQGAQIQVVHTTSESQHIVQHVQQQSQHQQQAQQQQNQHHHQQQTVTVVSSQPNNGIVTISTPETSPTRPQYACRECGQAFNSREALALHLRLHTGDKSLMTDLCALTAALPGHFLSTTNLQQGTVLTSNHSVVQQTPVPVQIISTGQVIQQGNIVQSSPSQGQTIQVQQVQPQQQQQQQHQQQQQQQQQPQQQTTIVLPVTPQQKPKTHFCTSCGKGFASKHGLLQHHRRHPNGGCTLRTHVCECGKAFFQKNHLMLHQRQHLETKPVIIQQQQQATQNQSNTQQDNIQQQTVQQQQVVQQQQQQQQQQQQQLQTQQQAQQQAQNQQNQHTMTREVLIGNQPVHVQVLQGNTAQVIKYEINIPQESGQGIE, encoded by the exons ATGGCTGCTCAAAGTAATCCACCGAGTTTTGGATACACCTGGGGCTTCGCGGACAATTCTCGAGCTGACTCGGTAGTGGAAATATCACCAAATATCAACTACACCGTCAGTGAAGCG ATGCCATACCTCCAGTTAACCGATGCTGGCAGCATCACCGTCCAGAAGGATGTCAAAGGAGCCATAACTCATACCAACAAGGGAGTTGTTCGTCGGATGTTTGTAGTAAATGAACCGTTTACTCAAGCTTCATCCCAAAG CAATTTCCGTGTGATCACAACCGGCAGCGCCGCGTCGACAATTTCTCAGCATAAGAAACAAGATATCCTAAGTATGGCctgtgataattttttttttgatcgcAATGATAACAAGTCCACAACAATGAGTCTGA TCCAATCAGACCAATCTAATCATTCTCTAGCCGCAAATGGAATTCTGGACACGAAAACCGTTCTCACAACTGGTGGCAAAACGTCATTCGTCAGTAGTCCAATCGGCACACTGCAATTGACTGTAGAAGAATGTAACGAAATAATGATGAAACGGGCTGTGGCCGCGgcccaacaacaacaacagcagcaacaacaacaacaacagcaacaagcCCATCATCAGAATCAACATCATACCACAATTACCACCACTGACGGTCATCATACAG attttctaaTCCGTGAAGGCATTTCGGTGCAAGTGCAAAAAGTAATACAAGGTCTAGAAGAGGCCGACGATTCGCAGCAGGAAACACATTGTAAATTGGAACCGAACATGGACATTGATCCGAAGGAGGAAGTATTGCATCAGGTGGAAGATGACCAGGAGCATGAGCTCGAATTAGAACTGGACCAAGATCACGAAATGGAAAGTAAGCATGATCCGGATGCTCCGCCGAAAGAACGGCCGTACTCGTGCGAAGAATGTGGCAAATCGTTTTTGCTGAAACACCATTTGACCACTCATGCCCGAGTTCATACGGGTGAACGTCCACATGTCTGTGTGCACTGCGGAAAAAGTTTTGCTCATAAACACTGCCTAAACACCCACTTGTTGCTTCATTCGACGGATCGTCCATATCAATGCAGTGAATGCAAGAAAAGTTTTACGTTGAAGCATCACCTGCTGACCCATTCTCGGGTACACAGTCGAGAACGTCCATTCGTTTGTCAGGAGTGTGGAAGAGCTTTCCCACTGAAGCGTCACTTGGTCACGCATAGCAAGTTCCATGCCGGAGAACGTCCATACGTTTGCGAAGAGTGTGGCGAGAGTTTTGCTCAAGAGAATCACTTGGTAATGCACTCTCGATTCCACGGATCGGTCAATCCTTTCGTGTGCGGTGATTGTGGTGCAACGTTCCCGCGGAAATTTCAATTGGTCAATCATGGTCGAATACATGGACGTGTGCCACACGCCTGTACTGTTTGCGGTAAAGAATTTTTGCAGAAACGAACACTGGTGGCGCATATGAGATT GATGCATACCGGAGATCATGCGTATCCTTGTACAGCATGCGGAGAGGGATTCCGTACTAAAGCTGAATTGAACCAGCACAACAGGCAAACTCACGGAGGAGTTAATCCTAATTCGGCGAACACAACTATCGTGGTTGCGtcacagcaacaacaacagcagcagcatcAAGGAGCTCAGATTCAAGTG GTTCACACAACGTCTGAATCCCAACATATTGTTCAGCACGTTCAACAGCAGAGCCAACATCAACAACAGGCTCAGCAACAGCAGAATCAACACCATCATCAGCAACAGACGGTTACCGTGGTCAGTAGTCAACCGAATAATGGAATTGTAACAATTAGCACACCAGAAACGTCGCCGACACGGCCGCAATATGCTTGCCG AGAATGTGGCCAAGCATTTAATAGTCGAGAAGCTTTGGCACTTCATTTACGATTGCACACTGGCGACAAGAGTCTTATGACCGATCTTTGTGCGCTGACAGCAGCGTTGCCCGGACATTTTTTGAGTACAACCAATTTACAACAAGGCACTGTACTGACAAGCAACCACTCAGTGGTACAACAGACGCCCGTTCCGGTTCAAATCATATCGACGGGACAAGTTATTCAACAAGGAAACATCGTACAAAGTTCACCGTCACAGGGACAAACTATTCAAGTACAACAAGTGCAAccacagcagcagcagcaacaa CAGCatcaacagcagcagcaacaacaacagcaacctCAACAGCAAACAACGATCGTTTTACCAGTTACGCCACAGCAAAAGCCGAAGACCCACTTCTGCACCAGCTGTGGGAAAGGATTCGCATCCAAGCACGGCCTCTTGCAGCATCATCGTCGTCATCCCAACGGCGGTTGCACGTTGCGAACGCACGTTTGCGAATGTGGTAAAGCTTTCTTCCAGAAGAATCATTTAATGTTGCACCAGCGTCAACACTTGGAGACCAAACCAGTTATTAtccaacaacagcagcag GCCACACAAAATCAATCCAACACTCAACAGGATAACATTCAACAGCAAACCGTTCAGCAGCAACAAGTCgtacaacagcagcagcagcagcagcagcaacaacaacagcaattGCAGACGCAACAGCAGGCCCAGCAGCAGGCCCAGAATCAACAGAACCAACACACGATGACGCGTGAAGTATTGATCGGCAATCAACCGGTCCATGTGCAAGTGTTGCAAGGTAACACCGCCCAGGTGATCAAATACGAAATCAACATACCACAAGAAAGCGGACAGGGTATAGAGTGA
- the LOC119071549 gene encoding zinc finger protein 420 isoform X7, producing MAAQSNPPSFGYTWGFADNSRADSVVEISPNINYTVSEAMPYLQLTDAGSITVQKDVKGAITHTNKGVVRRMFVVNEPFTQASSQSNFRVITTGSAASTISQHKKQDILSMACDNFFFDRNDNKSTTMSLIQSDQSNHSLAANGILDTKTVLTTGGKTSFVSSPIGTLQLTVEECNEIMMKRAVAAAQQQQQQQQQQQQQQAHHQNQHHTTITTTDGHHTDFLIREGISVQVQKVIQGLEEADDSQQETHCKLEPNMDIDPKEEVLHQVEDDQEHELELELDQDHEMESKHDPDAPPKERPYSCEECGKSFLLKHHLTTHARVHTGERPHVCVHCGKSFAHKHCLNTHLLLHSTDRPYQCSECKKSFTLKHHLLTHSRVHSRERPFVCQECGRAFPLKRHLVTHSKFHAGERPYVCEECGESFAQENHLVMHSRFHGSVNPFVCGDCGATFPRKFQLVNHGRIHGRVPHACTVCGKEFLQKRTLVAHMRLMHTGDHAYPCTACGEGFRTKAELNQHNRQTHGGVNPNSANTTIVVASQQQQQQQHQGAQIQVVHTTSESQHIVQHVQQQSQHQQQAQQQQNQHHHQQQTVTVVSSQPNNGIVTISTPETSPTRPQYACRECGQAFNSREALALHLRLHTGDKSLMTDLCALTAALPGHFLSTTNLQQGTVLTSNHSVVQQTPVPVQIISTGQVIQQGNIVQSSPSQGQTIQVQQVQPQQQQQQQQHQQQQQQQQQPQQQTTIVLPVTPQQKPKTHFCTSCGKGFASKHGLLQHHRRHPNGGCTLRTHVCECGKAFFQKNHLMLHQRQHLETKPVIIQQQQQDNIQQQTVQQQQVVQQQQQQQQQQQQQLQTQQQAQQQAQNQQNQHTMTREVLIGNQPVHVQVLQGNTAQVIKYEINIPQESGQGIE from the exons ATGGCTGCTCAAAGTAATCCACCGAGTTTTGGATACACCTGGGGCTTCGCGGACAATTCTCGAGCTGACTCGGTAGTGGAAATATCACCAAATATCAACTACACCGTCAGTGAAGCG ATGCCATACCTCCAGTTAACCGATGCTGGCAGCATCACCGTCCAGAAGGATGTCAAAGGAGCCATAACTCATACCAACAAGGGAGTTGTTCGTCGGATGTTTGTAGTAAATGAACCGTTTACTCAAGCTTCATCCCAAAG CAATTTCCGTGTGATCACAACCGGCAGCGCCGCGTCGACAATTTCTCAGCATAAGAAACAAGATATCCTAAGTATGGCctgtgataattttttttttgatcgcAATGATAACAAGTCCACAACAATGAGTCTGA TCCAATCAGACCAATCTAATCATTCTCTAGCCGCAAATGGAATTCTGGACACGAAAACCGTTCTCACAACTGGTGGCAAAACGTCATTCGTCAGTAGTCCAATCGGCACACTGCAATTGACTGTAGAAGAATGTAACGAAATAATGATGAAACGGGCTGTGGCCGCGgcccaacaacaacaacagcagcaacaacaacaacaacagcaacaagcCCATCATCAGAATCAACATCATACCACAATTACCACCACTGACGGTCATCATACAG attttctaaTCCGTGAAGGCATTTCGGTGCAAGTGCAAAAAGTAATACAAGGTCTAGAAGAGGCCGACGATTCGCAGCAGGAAACACATTGTAAATTGGAACCGAACATGGACATTGATCCGAAGGAGGAAGTATTGCATCAGGTGGAAGATGACCAGGAGCATGAGCTCGAATTAGAACTGGACCAAGATCACGAAATGGAAAGTAAGCATGATCCGGATGCTCCGCCGAAAGAACGGCCGTACTCGTGCGAAGAATGTGGCAAATCGTTTTTGCTGAAACACCATTTGACCACTCATGCCCGAGTTCATACGGGTGAACGTCCACATGTCTGTGTGCACTGCGGAAAAAGTTTTGCTCATAAACACTGCCTAAACACCCACTTGTTGCTTCATTCGACGGATCGTCCATATCAATGCAGTGAATGCAAGAAAAGTTTTACGTTGAAGCATCACCTGCTGACCCATTCTCGGGTACACAGTCGAGAACGTCCATTCGTTTGTCAGGAGTGTGGAAGAGCTTTCCCACTGAAGCGTCACTTGGTCACGCATAGCAAGTTCCATGCCGGAGAACGTCCATACGTTTGCGAAGAGTGTGGCGAGAGTTTTGCTCAAGAGAATCACTTGGTAATGCACTCTCGATTCCACGGATCGGTCAATCCTTTCGTGTGCGGTGATTGTGGTGCAACGTTCCCGCGGAAATTTCAATTGGTCAATCATGGTCGAATACATGGACGTGTGCCACACGCCTGTACTGTTTGCGGTAAAGAATTTTTGCAGAAACGAACACTGGTGGCGCATATGAGATT GATGCATACCGGAGATCATGCGTATCCTTGTACAGCATGCGGAGAGGGATTCCGTACTAAAGCTGAATTGAACCAGCACAACAGGCAAACTCACGGAGGAGTTAATCCTAATTCGGCGAACACAACTATCGTGGTTGCGtcacagcaacaacaacagcagcagcatcAAGGAGCTCAGATTCAAGTG GTTCACACAACGTCTGAATCCCAACATATTGTTCAGCACGTTCAACAGCAGAGCCAACATCAACAACAGGCTCAGCAACAGCAGAATCAACACCATCATCAGCAACAGACGGTTACCGTGGTCAGTAGTCAACCGAATAATGGAATTGTAACAATTAGCACACCAGAAACGTCGCCGACACGGCCGCAATATGCTTGCCG AGAATGTGGCCAAGCATTTAATAGTCGAGAAGCTTTGGCACTTCATTTACGATTGCACACTGGCGACAAGAGTCTTATGACCGATCTTTGTGCGCTGACAGCAGCGTTGCCCGGACATTTTTTGAGTACAACCAATTTACAACAAGGCACTGTACTGACAAGCAACCACTCAGTGGTACAACAGACGCCCGTTCCGGTTCAAATCATATCGACGGGACAAGTTATTCAACAAGGAAACATCGTACAAAGTTCACCGTCACAGGGACAAACTATTCAAGTACAACAAGTGCAAccacagcagcagcagcaacaa CAACAGCatcaacagcagcagcaacaacaacagcaacctCAACAGCAAACAACGATCGTTTTACCAGTTACGCCACAGCAAAAGCCGAAGACCCACTTCTGCACCAGCTGTGGGAAAGGATTCGCATCCAAGCACGGCCTCTTGCAGCATCATCGTCGTCATCCCAACGGCGGTTGCACGTTGCGAACGCACGTTTGCGAATGTGGTAAAGCTTTCTTCCAGAAGAATCATTTAATGTTGCACCAGCGTCAACACTTGGAGACCAAACCAGTTATTAtccaacaacagcagcag GATAACATTCAACAGCAAACCGTTCAGCAGCAACAAGTCgtacaacagcagcagcagcagcagcagcaacaacaacagcaattGCAGACGCAACAGCAGGCCCAGCAGCAGGCCCAGAATCAACAGAACCAACACACGATGACGCGTGAAGTATTGATCGGCAATCAACCGGTCCATGTGCAAGTGTTGCAAGGTAACACCGCCCAGGTGATCAAATACGAAATCAACATACCACAAGAAAGCGGACAGGGTATAGAGTGA